In Lacrimispora indolis DSM 755, a genomic segment contains:
- a CDS encoding potassium channel family protein, which produces MKSILIIGLGRFGHHLCINMARLGNDIMIVDQKEEFLEDLLPYVTSAKVGDCTNETVLRSLGISNFDLCFVCIGTNFQSSLEITSLVKELGGRRVISKANRDIHAKFLLRNGADEVIYPDRDIAEKLSVRYSTDHVFDYIELTPEYSIYEIPPLPEWVHKSIREVDIRNKYHISVLGIKREGRAQLMPPADYVIQAQEHLMVIGKRDHIEHILKELK; this is translated from the coding sequence ATGAAATCAATTTTAATTATTGGACTTGGCCGATTTGGTCATCATCTGTGCATCAACATGGCAAGGCTTGGCAACGATATCATGATCGTGGACCAGAAGGAAGAATTCCTGGAGGATTTACTTCCCTATGTCACCAGTGCAAAGGTGGGAGACTGTACCAATGAAACGGTTTTAAGGAGCCTGGGAATATCTAATTTTGACTTGTGCTTTGTGTGCATAGGGACAAATTTCCAAAGCAGTCTGGAGATCACCAGCCTGGTCAAGGAACTGGGCGGCAGGCGGGTGATCAGCAAGGCCAACCGTGATATTCACGCCAAATTCCTGCTGCGAAACGGAGCAGATGAGGTCATTTACCCTGACAGGGACATTGCGGAAAAACTGTCTGTCCGTTACAGCACGGACCACGTATTTGACTATATTGAGCTGACGCCGGAATATTCCATTTATGAGATTCCGCCTCTTCCGGAATGGGTGCACAAGTCCATAAGGGAAGTGGATATCAGAAACAAATATCATATCAGTGTCCTTGGAATCAAGCGGGAAGGCAGGGCACAGCTCATGCCCCCGGCTGATTATGTGATCCAGGCCCAGGAACATTTGATGGTCATTGGCAAAAGAGACCATATTGAGCATATACTAAAGGAATTAAAGTAG
- a CDS encoding FeoB-associated Cys-rich membrane protein — MPAWLASNGSTVIIAMILLVLVCFSVRKFVKNKGKGGCGCGHCSGGCSNCAFRNFDEEKKES; from the coding sequence ATGCCTGCATGGTTAGCTTCCAATGGTTCCACGGTTATCATAGCCATGATTCTTTTGGTGCTGGTTTGTTTTTCAGTGAGAAAGTTCGTGAAAAATAAGGGAAAAGGCGGCTGCGGCTGCGGACATTGCAGCGGAGGCTGCAGTAACTGCGCATTCCGGAATTTTGATGAAGAAAAGAAAGAGTCATAA
- a CDS encoding PTS transporter subunit IIC produces the protein MEKCGVKEFLKRKNVTITVQTYLIDALGAMAFGLFASLLIGTIFGTLGQQFNLTIFNVIADYAKSATGAALGVAIAYALHAPALVLFSAATVGIAGNALGGPVGALAATVVSAELGKIVSKETRLDILVTPGVTIISGVLIAQSIGPGVAGFMSWFGSLVKTATELQPLFMGILVSALIGIALTLPISSAAICIALSLDGLAGGAATAGCCAQMIGFAVLSFRENGVGGLMAQGLGTSMLQMGNIVKNPKVWIAPTLTSMITGPIATMVFQLKNIPAGSGMGTCGLVGPIGVYTAMRGGAFMWVGILVVCFLLPAILTLVFGEILRKIGWIKFGDLTLDLK, from the coding sequence ATGGAAAAATGCGGCGTAAAAGAATTCCTCAAGAGGAAAAACGTCACAATTACTGTCCAGACCTATCTCATTGATGCATTGGGTGCTATGGCATTTGGCCTTTTTGCGTCTCTTTTGATCGGAACCATCTTTGGTACTCTGGGTCAGCAATTCAACCTCACGATTTTCAATGTGATCGCAGACTACGCAAAAAGCGCTACAGGAGCAGCCCTGGGCGTTGCCATTGCCTATGCCCTTCACGCCCCTGCCCTGGTCCTCTTTTCTGCGGCAACTGTGGGCATTGCCGGCAATGCTCTAGGCGGGCCTGTAGGTGCTCTCGCTGCAACAGTGGTTTCCGCGGAGCTGGGAAAGATCGTCTCAAAGGAAACCCGGCTGGACATTCTGGTCACCCCGGGTGTGACCATCATTTCCGGAGTCCTCATCGCTCAGTCAATAGGACCGGGCGTAGCAGGCTTTATGAGCTGGTTTGGCTCACTTGTGAAAACAGCCACAGAACTTCAGCCATTATTTATGGGAATCCTGGTATCAGCCCTGATCGGCATCGCCCTCACCCTGCCCATCAGCAGCGCCGCCATCTGCATCGCCTTATCTCTTGACGGCCTGGCAGGCGGAGCCGCCACAGCAGGCTGCTGTGCACAGATGATCGGCTTTGCAGTCCTTTCCTTCCGGGAAAACGGGGTAGGTGGCCTTATGGCCCAGGGCCTTGGCACCAGCATGCTGCAGATGGGGAATATTGTGAAAAATCCAAAAGTCTGGATCGCCCCCACTCTCACTTCCATGATCACCGGCCCCATAGCCACCATGGTATTCCAGCTGAAAAACATACCTGCTGGCTCAGGCATGGGGACATGCGGTCTGGTAGGCCCTATCGGGGTCTACACCGCCATGAGGGGCGGAGCTTTCATGTGGGTTGGCATACTGGTGGTATGCTTCCTTCTCCCTGCCATTCTCACCCTTGTGTTCGGTGAAATACTTAGAAAAATCGGCTGGATCAAATTCGGAGACTTAACACTGGATCTAAAATAA
- a CDS encoding CobW family GTP-binding protein, producing MTKIDIISGFLGAGKTTFIKKLLQEAIAGEQVVLIENEFGEIGIDGGFLKDAGIEIREMNSGCICCSLVGDFGKSLEEVLTKYHPERVIIEPSGVGKLSDVMKAVIDVASEVEVTLNSAVTIVDAQKCKMYRKNFGEFFNNQIENAGTVVLSRTDIAPADKVDQAVQIIRELNPKAVVVTTPCEELTGKQLLEIIEKPDTMAEDLMKEVRDRRHHHHSEECSCGHGHHHDHEVEECGCGHGHHHDHEVEECGCGHGHHHDHGVEECGCGHGHHHDHEVEACGCGHEHHHDDHEEERGHHHHDHGEGCGCGHDHGHDADEVFNSWGLENAGAMSRDELDKILDELAYGDSFGDVLRAKGMIPGEEKGTWLYFDLVPEQYEIRSGAPEYTGKVCVIGANLKEEELKKSFGR from the coding sequence ATGACGAAAATTGATATTATTTCCGGTTTTCTTGGAGCCGGAAAAACAACTTTTATTAAAAAACTGCTGCAGGAAGCCATTGCCGGAGAGCAGGTTGTCCTGATTGAAAATGAATTTGGTGAAATCGGTATTGACGGAGGCTTTTTAAAGGACGCAGGGATCGAGATCCGGGAAATGAATTCCGGCTGCATCTGCTGCTCTCTGGTAGGGGATTTCGGAAAATCCCTTGAAGAGGTGCTGACAAAATACCATCCGGAACGGGTGATCATTGAACCGTCAGGAGTGGGTAAATTATCTGATGTTATGAAAGCAGTTATCGACGTGGCCTCTGAAGTGGAAGTGACCTTAAACAGTGCGGTCACCATTGTGGATGCGCAGAAATGTAAAATGTACAGAAAGAATTTCGGAGAATTTTTTAATAACCAGATCGAAAATGCGGGTACCGTGGTATTGAGCCGTACCGATATCGCTCCTGCTGACAAGGTGGATCAGGCTGTCCAGATCATCCGGGAGCTGAATCCAAAGGCAGTTGTTGTGACGACTCCATGTGAGGAATTGACCGGAAAACAGCTTCTGGAGATCATAGAGAAACCGGATACCATGGCAGAGGATTTGATGAAGGAAGTGAGAGATCGCCGTCATCACCATCACAGCGAAGAGTGCAGCTGCGGCCACGGGCATCACCATGATCATGAAGTGGAAGAGTGCGGCTGCGGCCACGGGCATCACCATGATCATGAAGTGGAAGAGTGCGGCTGCGGCCACGGGCATCACCATGATCATGGAGTGGAAGAGTGCGGCTGCGGCCACGGGCATCACCACGATCATGAAGTGGAAGCATGTGGCTGCGGCCACGAGCATCACCACGATGACCATGAAGAAGAGCGCGGCCACCACCATCACGACCATGGCGAAGGCTGCGGCTGCGGCCACGATCACGGCCATGATGCAGACGAAGTATTTAACAGCTGGGGTCTTGAGAATGCAGGGGCGATGAGCAGGGACGAGCTGGACAAGATTCTTGACGAGCTGGCTTATGGAGACAGCTTTGGTGATGTGCTTCGTGCCAAAGGCATGATTCCAGGCGAGGAGAAGGGGACATGGCTTTATTTTGATTTGGTTCCGGAGCAATATGAGATCCGAAGCGGAGCGCCGGAATATACCGGCAAGGTTTGCGTGATTGGAGCGAATTTAAAGGAAGAGGAACTTAAAAAGTCCTTTGGAAGATAA
- a CDS encoding TIGR03943 family putative permease subunit: protein MSSTDTMEDDFMPVFLINGFLEAGKTQFLQFTMEQDYFKSDEKTLLIVCEDGETEYDQALLKRNKTAGIFIESIDELNPDRLLELELLYNPERVLIEWNGMWNLDELKLPDDWKVYQQITLIDMSTFDIYSANMKPLLYSMVRNSEMVICNRCDGIEDLSGYRRTLKAMCPKGELVFEDSEGEINEIPEEDLPYDMSSDVVEISPEAYGIWYIDCMERRDRYEGKTVEFTAMVLKTPDFPKNYFVPGRMAMTCCEDDMTFLGFVTKAREARELETKQWVRVRAKIAYEFWKDYEGEGPVLYAESVAPAQPIKGFVQF, encoded by the coding sequence ATGAGCAGCACAGATACAATGGAAGACGACTTTATGCCGGTATTCCTCATAAATGGATTTTTAGAGGCTGGAAAGACCCAGTTCCTTCAGTTCACCATGGAGCAGGATTATTTTAAGTCTGATGAAAAAACCCTGTTGATCGTTTGCGAAGACGGTGAAACCGAGTATGACCAGGCCTTGCTAAAACGCAACAAAACGGCAGGGATATTTATTGAAAGCATAGACGAGCTGAATCCGGACAGGCTTTTGGAACTGGAACTGCTTTACAATCCGGAACGTGTTCTGATCGAGTGGAATGGAATGTGGAATTTAGATGAGCTGAAGCTTCCCGATGACTGGAAAGTCTATCAGCAGATCACCCTGATCGACATGTCCACCTTTGATATATATTCTGCCAATATGAAGCCCTTGCTGTATTCCATGGTCCGCAATTCGGAGATGGTCATTTGCAACCGCTGTGACGGGATCGAGGATTTATCCGGTTACAGGCGGACCCTAAAAGCGATGTGTCCTAAGGGAGAGCTCGTATTTGAAGATTCCGAGGGAGAGATCAATGAGATCCCGGAGGAAGATCTGCCTTATGACATGAGCTCTGATGTAGTGGAAATTTCACCGGAAGCCTATGGCATCTGGTATATTGACTGTATGGAAAGACGGGACCGCTATGAGGGAAAGACTGTGGAATTTACTGCCATGGTTTTGAAAACACCTGATTTCCCTAAAAATTATTTTGTTCCGGGGCGCATGGCAATGACCTGCTGCGAAGATGATATGACCTTTTTGGGCTTTGTCACAAAAGCCAGGGAGGCAAGGGAACTGGAAACAAAACAATGGGTTCGTGTCAGAGCAAAAATCGCCTATGAGTTCTGGAAGGATTATGAAGGAGAAGGCCCTGTATTGTATGCAGAGTCGGTGGCTCCGGCCCAGCCAATCAAGGGATTTGTGCAGTTTTAA
- a CDS encoding polysaccharide deacetylase family protein translates to MNKHDFRGWNSGRGRNNTLQVILILLLGILIVTVLTLCGIAINKKLKFKALPADSSVAELPSDEETQIPSTEETTSSEQAEEEKLMSFLSQAEALSVVYDYEGAISLLQSDPSFSEREEVTSAITGYTTAKDALVRINPQDVTHVFFHSLIMDNSKAFDGDSKQAGYNQMMTTSSEFLKIMQSMYDKGYVLVKIHDLAYETKDENGNPKFVYGDIMLPPGKKAFVLSQDDVCYYEYMEGDGFASRMIIGEDGYPTCEMKMPDGSVSVGDYDLVPILENFIKTHPGFSYKGARGILAFTGYNGILGYRTDESYKDTNPNYEADREQAAKVAQALKDHGWELASHSWGHRNMGTIHMSHFKADSDKWARNVETLTGPTDIILFPFGSDIGSWTPYTNDNERFTYLQSLGFRYFCNVDASKPTWMQMGTDYFRQARRNLDGYRMYYYPDSLTDLFQVPDVFDPARPTPVPPM, encoded by the coding sequence ATGAACAAACATGATTTTCGCGGATGGAATTCCGGCAGAGGCCGGAACAATACATTGCAGGTTATCCTAATTCTTCTTTTGGGAATTCTAATCGTCACTGTTTTGACCCTATGCGGAATTGCGATCAACAAGAAACTCAAATTCAAGGCATTACCCGCCGATTCCTCAGTGGCAGAGCTCCCCTCAGATGAAGAAACACAGATTCCTTCCACCGAAGAGACTACATCAAGTGAACAGGCGGAAGAAGAAAAGTTAATGTCTTTCCTATCTCAGGCGGAAGCCCTTTCTGTGGTGTATGATTATGAGGGTGCGATCAGTCTCCTACAGTCTGATCCCAGCTTCAGCGAAAGGGAAGAAGTGACTTCTGCCATTACCGGCTATACGACCGCAAAGGATGCCCTGGTAAGGATCAATCCCCAGGATGTGACCCATGTTTTTTTCCACTCCCTTATTATGGATAACTCAAAAGCTTTTGACGGAGATTCCAAGCAGGCAGGCTATAACCAGATGATGACCACCAGTTCGGAATTCCTTAAAATCATGCAGTCCATGTATGACAAAGGATATGTTCTGGTGAAGATCCACGACCTTGCATATGAGACAAAAGACGAGAACGGCAATCCGAAATTTGTATACGGTGATATTATGCTTCCTCCAGGCAAGAAGGCCTTTGTTCTGTCACAGGACGACGTATGCTATTATGAATATATGGAAGGCGACGGCTTTGCTTCCCGCATGATCATCGGAGAAGACGGATATCCAACCTGTGAGATGAAAATGCCTGACGGCAGCGTTTCAGTGGGCGATTATGATCTGGTGCCCATTCTTGAAAACTTTATAAAAACCCATCCCGGCTTTTCCTACAAAGGAGCAAGAGGCATTCTGGCCTTTACCGGCTACAACGGGATCCTGGGATACCGGACAGATGAATCCTATAAGGACACCAATCCCAATTATGAAGCGGACCGGGAACAGGCTGCAAAGGTTGCCCAGGCCTTAAAAGATCATGGCTGGGAGCTGGCTTCACACAGCTGGGGCCACCGGAATATGGGAACCATCCATATGAGCCATTTTAAGGCGGACTCTGATAAATGGGCGCGCAACGTTGAAACTTTAACAGGACCGACAGATATTATTCTCTTCCCCTTTGGAAGCGATATCGGAAGCTGGACACCTTATACCAATGACAATGAACGTTTTACATATTTACAGTCTCTTGGCTTCCGCTATTTCTGCAATGTGGACGCCAGCAAACCCACCTGGATGCAGATGGGCACCGACTATTTCCGACAGGCCCGGAGAAACTTAGACGGATACCGGATGTATTATTATCCTGACAGCTTAACGGATCTGTTTCAAGTTCCTGATGTTTTTGATCCGGCAAGACCCACACCCGTGCCTCCCATGTGA
- a CDS encoding D-alanyl-D-alanine carboxypeptidase family protein, translated as MKRVTAFVLSCLLLFFCLCFPAAGQEPDMAVASDMIIQAEEAKKVNAEGGPALQSPSAVLMEASTGQIIYEKNPDEKRSPASITKIMTLILIFDALDSGKIKLTDEVVTSAHAKSMGGSQVFLEEGEVQTVDTLIKCIVIASGNDASVAMAEYIAGTEDEFVRMMNERAAGLGMTNTHFEDCCGLTESGTHVTTARDIALMSRELINKYPQIHNYSTIWMENITHVTKQGTKEFGLSNTNKLLKMATNFTVTGLKTGSTSVAKYCLSATAEKEGVRLIASIMAAPDYKVRFADAQTLLNYGYANCKLYEDKEMLPLPDMVVDNGVADQVPLKYGGSFSYLSLKGEDFSTIERNLALEPSIPAPVEEGQKAGSLIYSLGGQKIGEVPILTAEAVREAKFTDYFKRLWKAFNL; from the coding sequence ATGAAGAGAGTTACGGCATTTGTTTTAAGCTGCCTTCTGCTGTTTTTCTGTTTGTGCTTTCCGGCGGCAGGGCAAGAGCCGGATATGGCGGTAGCCTCGGACATGATTATCCAGGCAGAAGAGGCGAAAAAGGTGAATGCGGAGGGCGGTCCGGCCTTACAGTCTCCAAGCGCCGTTCTGATGGAAGCGTCAACCGGACAGATTATTTATGAAAAGAACCCGGATGAAAAAAGGAGCCCGGCCAGCATTACAAAGATCATGACTTTAATACTTATTTTTGATGCGTTGGATTCGGGCAAGATCAAGCTGACGGATGAGGTTGTGACCAGCGCTCACGCAAAGTCCATGGGTGGCTCCCAGGTTTTTCTGGAAGAAGGGGAAGTGCAGACGGTGGATACCCTGATCAAGTGTATTGTCATTGCTTCAGGGAATGACGCCTCAGTAGCCATGGCGGAATACATAGCAGGAACGGAAGACGAATTTGTTAGAATGATGAATGAAAGAGCGGCAGGACTTGGGATGACAAATACCCATTTTGAAGACTGCTGCGGGCTTACTGAGTCAGGCACTCATGTGACAACGGCCAGGGATATTGCACTTATGTCCAGAGAACTGATCAATAAATATCCTCAGATCCATAACTATTCCACCATCTGGATGGAGAATATCACTCATGTGACAAAGCAGGGGACAAAGGAATTTGGTCTTTCCAACACCAATAAGCTTTTAAAAATGGCCACGAATTTTACTGTGACAGGTTTAAAGACCGGTTCCACATCAGTGGCAAAGTATTGCCTTTCCGCAACCGCGGAAAAGGAGGGAGTCCGCCTCATTGCTTCGATTATGGCTGCCCCGGATTACAAAGTCAGGTTTGCCGATGCCCAGACCCTTTTAAACTATGGATATGCCAATTGCAAGCTGTATGAGGATAAGGAAATGCTCCCCCTTCCTGACATGGTTGTGGATAACGGGGTGGCAGATCAGGTCCCGTTAAAATATGGAGGTTCTTTTTCCTATTTAAGCCTTAAGGGAGAGGATTTTTCCACTATTGAAAGGAACCTGGCGCTGGAGCCTTCCATCCCTGCGCCGGTAGAAGAAGGGCAGAAGGCAGGAAGCCTGATCTATAGCCTTGGAGGGCAAAAGATAGGGGAAGTTCCCATATTAACAGCCGAAGCGGTCAGAGAAGCTAAATTTACCGATTATTTTAAGCGCCTTTGGAAGGCCTTTAACCTGTAA
- a CDS encoding sensor histidine kinase, translating into MGDQLLALWYQMSLKRKMYVIIVSVGIIMAASIFINLKVAYIFINDVSIIMDDNLACYKFQESMENESGCFARLLANNSPENEEAYRRACQETKTYINSLPYDYDKIGEKRYGITWNIINCYGTYEEQREKVVAMSQTDPGYIKELYKTYSMQKYLDIYGTRLTKVVLMGGNDYYEIQIPVLKRMPYILVAISIVAFLVLLILLRFITGSIVKTVVQLATVSGKIEKNDFSSPDVLWDGRDEIGQLVSAFNKMKHATKDYFTANEEKRMMEEMLHRQELERADLENRFSMAQLQLIKSQLNPHFLFNTLNMITRMAQMEEAPVTEEMLVAISNLLRYSLRTSNAFEPLEQELKVVKDYMYIQQMRFGNRIQWKIYCSKSLYQEEVPVFLLQPLVENAVIHGISEKESGGSIDISIKRRGELLWISVADTGKGMPPEKLAAIRKAAETKGTGLGIGLGNIYRRISSYYEYGKVTIDSSEKSGTKVQIEFGRRREKMDHVSVDDSGR; encoded by the coding sequence GTGGGAGATCAATTGCTTGCTCTCTGGTATCAGATGTCTTTAAAGCGGAAAATGTACGTGATCATCGTAAGTGTGGGGATCATTATGGCGGCTTCTATCTTTATCAATCTGAAAGTAGCATATATTTTTATTAACGATGTGAGTATTATCATGGATGACAACCTGGCCTGTTATAAATTCCAGGAGTCCATGGAGAATGAGAGCGGATGCTTTGCCCGGTTGCTGGCAAATAATTCTCCGGAAAATGAGGAAGCCTACCGGCGGGCCTGCCAGGAGACTAAAACATATATAAACAGCCTGCCCTATGATTACGATAAAATAGGGGAAAAGCGCTACGGGATCACCTGGAATATTATAAACTGTTATGGTACTTATGAGGAGCAGCGGGAAAAGGTGGTGGCCATGAGCCAGACTGATCCCGGCTATATTAAGGAGCTGTATAAAACATACAGTATGCAGAAATATCTGGACATTTATGGGACACGTCTGACCAAGGTGGTTTTAATGGGGGGAAATGATTATTACGAAATTCAGATCCCTGTGCTTAAGCGTATGCCTTATATTCTAGTTGCGATCAGTATCGTCGCCTTTCTGGTACTTCTGATCCTTTTGCGCTTTATTACAGGCAGCATAGTGAAAACGGTTGTACAGCTGGCCACAGTTTCCGGTAAAATCGAAAAAAATGATTTTTCCTCTCCTGATGTTCTCTGGGATGGAAGGGATGAAATCGGGCAGCTGGTGAGTGCGTTTAATAAGATGAAGCATGCCACAAAGGACTACTTTACGGCCAATGAGGAAAAACGGATGATGGAAGAAATGCTGCACCGGCAGGAATTGGAGCGGGCAGACCTTGAGAATCGGTTTTCCATGGCCCAGCTTCAGCTGATTAAAAGCCAGTTAAATCCCCATTTTCTCTTTAATACGCTGAATATGATCACCAGGATGGCACAGATGGAAGAGGCACCGGTGACGGAGGAAATGCTGGTGGCAATCAGCAATCTTCTTCGTTACAGTCTCCGTACGTCCAATGCCTTTGAGCCACTTGAACAGGAACTGAAGGTTGTGAAGGATTATATGTATATCCAACAGATGCGTTTTGGAAATAGGATACAATGGAAAATTTACTGCAGCAAAAGCTTATATCAGGAAGAAGTGCCGGTCTTTTTACTTCAGCCGCTGGTTGAGAATGCGGTAATTCATGGTATATCGGAAAAAGAAAGCGGAGGAAGCATTGACATATCCATAAAAAGAAGAGGAGAGCTTTTATGGATATCCGTAGCTGATACGGGAAAGGGAATGCCTCCTGAAAAGCTTGCTGCTATCCGGAAGGCGGCTGAAACCAAGGGTACCGGACTTGGAATCGGGCTGGGTAATATATACAGAAGAATTTCTTCATATTACGAATATGGGAAAGTGACCATTGACAGCAGTGAAAAAAGCGGAACAAAGGTGCAGATTGAATTTGGTCGTAGAAGGGAAAAGATGGATCATGTATCGGTTGATGATAGTGGAAGATGA
- a CDS encoding response regulator transcription factor yields MYRLMIVEDEMIERIVLKKMLHKKFGEECRIYEAQNGKEAVEIFQREDIQVVILDIGMPGMNGIQAAEIMRKEKKDCSLIFLTAYDRFDYAKKAISIKAMEYLLKPYSQREVVSVVEEALRLTDEREDSQDRIKPQRTAEEADQLNEKKKAQTVREDEPDFYGNRLSVMTSMVEEYIRLNYMNDISMSETARAVGYSEPYFCKMFKLQYGQSFTSYLTEYRVREAKKLLDQPNVNVKEVGVRVGYADSNYFTKVFKRLEGVNPSEYRMDRLKDLQS; encoded by the coding sequence ATGTATCGGTTGATGATAGTGGAAGATGAAATGATTGAGCGCATTGTGCTGAAAAAGATGCTTCATAAGAAGTTCGGAGAGGAGTGCCGGATCTATGAGGCGCAGAACGGAAAAGAGGCGGTGGAGATTTTTCAAAGAGAAGATATCCAGGTGGTAATTCTGGATATTGGAATGCCGGGAATGAACGGAATCCAGGCTGCGGAGATCATGAGAAAGGAAAAAAAGGATTGCAGCCTTATATTTTTAACGGCTTATGACCGTTTTGATTACGCAAAAAAGGCGATTTCCATTAAAGCCATGGAATATTTGTTAAAGCCTTATTCCCAGAGAGAAGTTGTGAGTGTAGTTGAAGAGGCATTGCGGCTCACTGATGAACGGGAAGACAGTCAGGACAGAATAAAACCGCAAAGGACAGCGGAGGAAGCTGATCAATTGAACGAAAAGAAAAAAGCGCAGACGGTTAGGGAAGATGAGCCTGATTTTTATGGCAACCGGTTGTCTGTGATGACATCCATGGTAGAGGAATACATCCGGTTAAATTATATGAATGATATATCAATGAGTGAAACAGCCAGGGCAGTGGGATATTCTGAACCTTATTTTTGCAAGATGTTTAAGCTGCAGTATGGGCAGAGCTTTACCTCTTATTTAACGGAATACAGAGTCAGAGAGGCAAAAAAGCTTCTGGATCAGCCTAACGTGAATGTGAAAGAAGTTGGGGTCAGGGTGGGATATGCTGATTCCAATTATTTTACAAAGGTTTTTAAGCGCTTGGAAGGGGTAAATCCGTCCGAATACAGAATGGACAGACTGAAAGATCTTCAATCGTAA
- a CDS encoding TRAP transporter substrate-binding protein: MDKRIAKGALCVLFLAVSVFFVFSLMKWGKIGDSLFMTGRKKAPEYVFSYADNQPEDYPTVQGAKKFAELVYERTDGRIKINVFAEGEMGNENDVVEQLQYGGIDFARVSVMILADVKSKFNVLQLPFLYRDETHMWKVLDGEIGDEFKKELEGSGLVALSWYDAGARHFYNSSGPIERVEDIKNMRIRVAESDMMAAMIEALGARAVPMAYSEVYAALQTSSIDGAENNWPSYESMRHYEVAKYITLDAHNRIPEMQLVSQATWDHLSGTDREIISTCAEESARYERELWKTREQNVRDMLTKAGCVVTELSTVEHARFRAAVMIVYRMYCSEYIDVVNRIAKLH, from the coding sequence ATGGATAAACGGATTGCAAAAGGGGCTTTGTGTGTCCTCTTTTTGGCGGTCTCTGTTTTCTTTGTTTTCAGTCTTATGAAATGGGGGAAAATAGGGGATTCTCTTTTTATGACAGGCCGGAAAAAAGCGCCGGAGTATGTGTTTTCTTATGCAGATAACCAGCCGGAGGACTATCCTACCGTACAGGGGGCAAAGAAATTTGCGGAACTGGTATACGAGAGAACGGATGGAAGAATCAAGATCAATGTGTTTGCTGAAGGGGAAATGGGAAATGAGAATGATGTGGTGGAACAGCTTCAATATGGTGGAATTGATTTTGCCCGGGTTTCTGTCATGATTCTGGCCGATGTTAAGTCCAAATTTAATGTCCTGCAGCTTCCTTTTTTATACCGGGATGAAACTCATATGTGGAAGGTGCTTGATGGGGAGATTGGAGATGAGTTCAAGAAGGAACTGGAGGGAAGCGGGCTGGTAGCCCTTTCCTGGTATGATGCAGGAGCCAGACATTTTTATAATTCCTCTGGACCCATAGAACGTGTGGAAGATATAAAGAACATGCGCATCCGTGTGGCAGAGTCCGACATGATGGCAGCTATGATAGAGGCACTGGGGGCCAGGGCAGTGCCCATGGCTTACTCTGAAGTATATGCGGCTTTGCAGACCAGCAGTATTGATGGTGCGGAAAATAACTGGCCTTCCTATGAAAGCATGCGTCATTATGAGGTGGCAAAATACATTACCCTGGATGCCCACAACCGGATTCCTGAGATGCAGCTTGTCTCTCAGGCCACCTGGGACCATTTGAGCGGAACAGACAGGGAAATCATTTCAACATGTGCAGAAGAGTCTGCCCGTTATGAAAGAGAGCTATGGAAGACCCGTGAGCAGAATGTCAGGGACATGCTGACAAAAGCGGGCTGTGTTGTCACGGAACTAAGTACGGTGGAACATGCGCGTTTCCGTGCGGCTGTTATGATCGTTTATCGGATGTACTGCAGTGAATACATTGATGTGGTGAACAGGATCGCCAAGCTTCACTGA
- a CDS encoding PspC domain-containing protein produces the protein MAIVEPKRLYRSVKNRVLCGVCGGIGEYFQVDPVMIRLIWVLLMFLQSWRHLFRSFMGFSLVGGSLVLYIIAAVIIPQAPKDESR, from the coding sequence GTGGCAATCGTGGAGCCAAAACGTTTGTACCGGTCTGTAAAGAACAGAGTCCTCTGCGGAGTATGCGGCGGCATTGGAGAATATTTTCAGGTCGATCCTGTCATGATAAGGCTGATATGGGTGCTTTTGATGTTTCTTCAGTCATGGCGTCATTTGTTCCGGTCATTTATGGGATTTTCCCTGGTGGGAGGAAGCCTGGTTCTTTATATCATAGCTGCGGTGATCATACCACAGGCACCGAAGGATGAGTCAAGGTAG